From the genome of Biomphalaria glabrata chromosome 1, xgBioGlab47.1, whole genome shotgun sequence, one region includes:
- the LOC106066120 gene encoding SCO-spondin-like — protein sequence MGYSESVSIPESIIVTSSASISSSVPDFTTSILTTPISVCKELVELTTSGLIKPFIGTYNIHPEVTGGNFDFSVPSGIGVVSIQVQLPLGGTLMSLNLIGTYISYQVFTVDKDGVQSTPVLNTIGKDVFNGQNHFNAYVGNQNYLMITIAGPNEGFSVNITEFNICPPDIDFCYLGTEEILDALSFLPLNYTLGLTDQNVTIYYGYNGDYIEQGVVVTGTCYSCICSNRKLVCTVENCTECPNAITECQGDCYSAFEVKIFSEVGVPDHCLNSSKPCVPDECSTTHICPDPWSPWSPCTTNCQQFRTRTCGPECQDECNNFNLTETQTCDQCVQVTTSPICEETEELKCVTNYDECIKSCAVYRKNSTCDALKDDESCVDKCECKDGYFRNAFGECVLQAECECYESSQSSTPIPPSVNINISKCVKCECFSDGYTCTEVDDCCELKEWSDWSECSTTCGEGKRTRQRQIYGNGCPDVEAKTETQECQLSECPCIYNGEVWEPGKVVRNRCEECSCHDGVVTCNKFDNIGNQTWSNPECDQICFCNENNTEECKHSDKLQKCQEVIKQCNQTTHVLEDTEDSCCKKCVPKMIPCSYKVETTTILNVTVEGHGLCVSPELEVGSCFGSCDFSSDNIVNTQLVNDTFELFTEQNCSCCKASIDKKVVPFLCEKDKFIVNYKVSYISGCSCDRCQ from the exons ATGGGTTATTCTGAATCAGTAAGCATCCCAGAATCTATTATTGTCACATCATCTGCAAGTATTAGCTCTTCAGTACCGGATTTCACAACTTCTATTCTCACTACTCCAATCTCAG TCTGTAAAGAGTTGGTGGAATTAACCACAAGTGGGTTGATCAAACCATTCATTGGCACCTACAACATTCACCCTGAAGTTACTGGGGGAAATTTTGATTTCTCTGTACCAAGTGGTATTGGTGTTGTCAGTATCCAAGTACAACTTCCTTTAGGGGGTACCTTGATGTCACTGAACCTGATAGGTACTTACATATCTTACCAAGTCTTTACAGTTGACAAAGACGGAGTTCAGTCTACACCTGTCTTG AACACTATAGGCAAAGATGTATTCAATGGACAAAATCATTTTAATGCTTATGTAGGAAACCAAAACTATTTAATGATTACCATTGCCGGACCAAATGAAGGATTTAGTGTCAATATAACTGAATTTAATATCTGTCCCCCAGATATTG atttctGCTATTTGGGAACTGAAGAAATTTTGGATGCACTATCATTTTTACCATTGAATTACACCCTTGGTTTAACAGATCAAAATGTCACCATTTATTATGGCTATAATGGAGATTATATTGAACAAGGTGTTGTTGTAACAGGAACCTGTTATTCTTG CATTTGTTCAAACCGAAAATTGGTATGTACTGTAGAAAACTGCACTGAGTGTCCTAATGCCATAACAGAATGCCAAGGAGATTGCTACAGTGCTTTTGAAGTGAAGATATTTTCTGAAGTTGGTGTTCCTGATCATTGCCTAAATAGTTCTAAACCTTGTGTTCCTGATGAATGTTCCA CTACACATATCTGTCCTGATCCTTGGAGCCCATGGTCACCATGCACAACTAACTGCCAACAGTTCCGAACACGTACATGTGGACCTGAGTGTCAGGACGAATGCAACAATTTCAATTTAACTGAGACCCAGACATGTGATCAATGTGTACAAG TTACTACTTCTCCAATTTGTGAGGAAACAGAGGAGCTCAAATGTGTCACAAATTATGATGAATGCATCAAATCTTGTGCTGTGTACAGGAAAAATTCCACTTGTGATGCCCTTAAGGATGATGAAAGTTGTGTTGATAAATGTGAATGCAAAGATGGTTACTTCAG AAATGCTTTTGGTGAATGTGTGCTCCAAGCAGAATGCGAGTGCTATGAAAGCTCACAGAGTTCCACACCAATACCACCCTCTGTCAACATCAACATTTCTAAATGTGTGAAGTG tgAATGTTTCTCTGACGGATACACATGTACAGAAGTGGATGATT GTTGTGAGTTAAAAGAATGGTCTGATTGGTCTGAGTGCTCTACTACATGTGGTGAAGGGAAAAGAACAAGACAGAG ACAAATTTATGGCAATGGCTGCCCAGATGTTGAAGCAAAGACTGAAACACAAGAATGCCAACTCTCAGAGTGTCCTTGTATTTACAATGGAGAGGTGTGGGAACCAGGAAAAGTTGTTAGAAACAGATGTGAAGAATG ttCGTGCCATGATGGGGTTGTCACATGTAATAAATTTGACAATATTG GTAATCAGACCTGGTCTAATCCTGAATGTGATCAAATATGTTTCTGTAATGAGAACAACACTGAAGAATGTAAACACAGTGATAAGCTTCAAAAATGTCAAGAAGTTATAAAACAATGTAACCAG ACTACACATGTTCTTGAAGATACTGAGGATTCATGCTGCAAGAAGTGTGTGCCTAAGATGATCCCATGCTCCTACAAAGTTGAAACTACGACTATATTAAATGTTACAGTGGAAGGTCATGGGCTCTGTGTATCTCCAGAACTAGAAGTTGGT TCATGTTTTGGATCATGTGATTTTAGCTCGGACAACATTGTCAATACACAACTTGTCAATGACACATTTGAGCTCTTCACAGAACAAAACTGCTCTTGTTGTAAAGCCAGCATTGACAAGAAAGTTGTTCCTTTCCTGTGCGAGAAAGATAAATTCATAGTTAACTACAAAGTTAGCTACATCTCTGGCTGCAGCTGTGATCGCTGCCAGT